CAAGGAGCAGGCTATGCATGGTCGCCAGCCCTTCTGCCCAGGCAGGTCACTGGTGCGCGCGTCGGGGCGTCGCGCTCAACCGCGCGAGCGCCGCTGCACGATCATGACCACGCCGATGGCGATCAGCAGCACCGGCCACCACTCCGAAACGAGCGGGCGGATGTTGGGCAGCCAACCCTGCTTCTGGAGCAGGAAATAGGTGCCCACGGCGATCAATACATAGGCGCCTGTCAGTGAGTTGGATCGCATTACTTAGTCCTGTCGAAGCTTGGGCGCAGTGACAGCGCAGGGTCGATCCTGCTCGTCCTGCGGATGGAATGAATGGTGGCGCCTAGGGTACCCCGACCCGGGATTGCTCCCGCATCCTCGCCAGCAGCTCTGCCGAGACCAGCAGGTTCTTTGCCGGCACGATCAGGCCGGACTCGAACGGCGTCAGGAATACCGTCATCAGGATCATCGGCACCAGGCCGATGCTTCTTGCCATTGGGTCAATGGCCCGGCAGGTCCTGTGGACACGCGCTGCGTAGACAATCACCGGCGGCACGGTGATCAGCGCGAGCCAGATCGATGTCGTCGCAACCGCCCGGGAGGCGTGGAAAATCGCCGTGAGGACCATCGCAAGGAACCAGAGCACGTGGACGACGTAGCTCACCAATAGTCGCCGCCGCTGCTTGCGCAGCCTGGCGACGAGCGGGTGGTCCATGTGCAGACTGCAGTGGGTATCAGAAAGCTGTGGAACCACATCCGATGGAAGTACTTGGGCCATTCGGGAAAGTATGTCGAAGCGCCGACTCCCGTCCAGCTTCGGCCTGCCTCGACAACCGGCGCGGGAGACTTTCAATAACCTCGCACAAAAAGCCCGATGCAGTTGCTTACTGCACCGGGCGTGGTTTCAAGCTCGAATCAGGGGTTGGCGGGAAACCACCAGGGATCGTCGACCCCGGAGTTCACGAGTACTGCCTGGGAGCGCAGGAAGCGCCGGATCGATACGCTGCCCATGCGCGATCCGCCTAGGCCGGACTGTTTGAAGCTCTGCTTCTCCGCGGTGTGGATCATGCCGGTCAGGCAGGCGTCGTTGATGCTGACGCCGCCGGCGTGCAGGCGCGCGCCCACGCGCACAGCGTGCTCGGTATCACCGCTGAAGACCGCCGCGGACAGGCCGAATATCGAATCGTTGGCGCGCGCGATCGCTTCCTCCTCGTTGGCCACGACCATGACCGGAAGGATCGTGGCGAAACTCTCCTCGCTGGCGATGGGCATGCTTTCATCCACGTCGACGAGCACAGTCGGCGGGCACCAGGTGCCGCCGTGTTCGACCAGTTCGCCACCAGCGAGCGCACGCGCGCCGCGAGCCTTCGCATCGGCCAGTTGCTCACGGACGATGGCGATCTGGGCATCGGAAATGATCGGGCCGATCTGGCCTTCGCGCGGGTCGGGATGGGTCAGTTTCAGTGCTTTTGCCTGTTCGACCAGCGCGGCGATGAAGGGCTCGGCGATCTTGGCGTCGACGTAGACACGCTCGATCGACATGCAGCTCTGGCCGCCGTTGACGAAGCCACCCCACGCAATGGCGCGTGCGCTGCGAACCGGGTCGGCGTCGGCCAGCACCAGCGCGGGGTCCTTGCCGCCCAACTCCAGCGAGCAGGGAATGAAGCGCGCCGCGCAGGCCTCGCCGACGCGGCGACCGGTACGCACGCTGCCGGTAAAGCAGATGGTGTCGACCGCGCCGATCACCGCCTCGCCGGTGCGGCCATCGCCGGTGACCACGGCGAACACCGGCTGCAGCGCTGGCACTTCGGCCATCACCTCGTCGAGCACGCTGGCGAACCGCGAGGTCACCTCGCTGGGCTTGCACAGCACCGCGCAACCCGCGGCGAGCGCGGGTATGGCATCGATCAGGCTCAGCAGCAGCGGGAAGTTCCACGGACTGATCACGCCAACCAGTTGGTACGGCACCAGATTCTGCCGGCTGTGCAGGAAGCCGATGCTGCTGGCCACCGGCTCTGGTGCCTGCAGCAACGCCGGGGCATCGGCGGCCCAGCGGCGCAGTGCACCCACGGTGCTGTCGACTTCGATCAGAGACTCCTGCCAACGCCCCGTGTCGCGCAGCAGCGCTTCGACCATCGGCTCGCGATGGCGCTCGAGTGCATCGGCCATGTCGAGCAGGGCCTGGCAGCGCTCGCCGACATCGCGCGCGGCCCAGTCGGTTTGCGCCGCGCGCAGGCGCTGGGCGATCCGGTCCACTTCTTCCTTTGTCACGACCACCAGCTGTCCGTCGCACTCGCCGGTGCTGGGGTCTCGCAGCGGTATCGTCTCGACGGCGGACGCGGTAACGCCGGTGGAATCAACCATTGCCAATTACCCCTGCGGTCTTCAGTGACTCGATGGTGGCGCGCTGACGCTGGCCGAACTCGGCGCGCTCGGGAATGCGCAGCTCGCCGCCGGGCATCAGCGCATTGGGTTGCAGTGGCGCGGGGGCCAGGCCCTGCGCGATCGCGTCCTGCGGCAGGCGCGAGAGGATGTGCGCCATCCCCGGGCGCTCGCGGCGGCGACGCAGCGCAGCGATGTCGATCTCGGCAAACGCGACCATCGATTCACCGTCCCCGGCCTCCACCATGACCCGGCCCTGGTCGTCGACGATCTTGGACATGCCGTCGGTGCTCTGCGCCGGGATATCGACATCGACGATGCCGGCGGTGTTGGCCGAGACCACGTAGGCCATGTTCTCGAACGCGCGGGCGCGCTTGGCGATGTCCTTGGGGGTCAGCGCCGGACTGCCCACTTCACTGGTCGAGTGCAGCAATACCTCTGCTCCGCGCAGCGCGAGCGAGCGCGCGATCTCGGGATACAGGATCTCCTCGGAAGCCACGCAAGCCAGTCTGCCCAGCGGGGTCTGCGCGACCGGGAACACGCCGTCGATGCCGTAGATGTCCAGGTACCTGTCCCAGACGTCATACGGGGTGGGCGCGAACAGCGACACCATGCGCCGGTAGCGCAGCACGGTGTTGCCGGCATCGTCGAACAGCACGCTGGCCTGGAAATACAGGCCGGGAAAGTTGGGATCGGTCTCGTAGGCGTTGCTGGCCAGGTAGACCCTGTTGTCCTGGGCGACCTTGGCCAGCGCATCGTACTCGGGGCCGTCCATCGCGAACGCGGCCTTGTCCGCCCAGCCCGGGATGGTGTCGCCCAGCGGGTAGCCGGTGGCGAAGTATTCGGGCAGCACGACCAGACGCAGGTCCTGGCCTATGAACGCCTTGCTGCCGCGCACCTGGCGGTCGATGCGGGCGATGTTGTCGGCGATCTTGCTGCGCGCGGCGGCCACATCGGGGGCGGCGTTGACGGCGCGGCAGGTCGTCTGCAGTGCCAGGGCGCGGTAAACCTCGGTCATGTATTCGGTCCTGTGGATGCGATGGGGCTCACTGGAAATCGGGTTTGCGCTTGGCCAGGAACGCGGCCGCGCCTTCGGCGAAATCGGCGCTGGCGAAGGCGTCGTTGAATGCGGCGGTGGCGGCGGCCTGGCCGGCCTCGGCGTCGCCGCCCAGGTACGCCAGCACCTGCTTGATGCCGGCGCGTGCACTGGCGGAGCCGGCATCAAGTTCCGCCAGCAGGGTGGCCAGCGCGGCATCCACGCCGTCATCGCCGGCGATGCGGTTCAGCAGGCCCCACTCCAGGGCAGTCGCGGCAAACAGCAGGCGTCCGGTCAGCAGCATCTCGCGCGCCCGGGCCAGACCCACGGTGTTGACCAGCCGGCGGCTGTCCTCGGGGCTGTAGACCAGGCCGAGCTTGGCCGGAGAGAGCCCGAACCGGCTGCGGGTGCTGCCGAGGCGGAAATCGCAGGCCAGCGCCAGCCCCAGCCCACCGCCGACGCAGACACCGTCGATCACGGCGATGGTGGTCAACGGCGAGCGCTGCAACGCCAACTGGGTGCGCTGCACCTGGGCGTTGCTGGCCACGAAGCCGGACGGATGAGCGAGCAGTTCGGCCAGCTCATCGATGTCGGCGCCGGCACTGAACGCGCCCGGCACGCCTTCCAGCACGAGCACGCGCGCATCGCTGGCATGGATCTCGGCGAGGCAGCGCTCGATGGCCGCCCAATGTACGCTTGCCAAGGCATTGCGCTTCGCGGGGCGGTCGATCCGCAGGCGGGCTACCTTGTCGTCCAGCTGCCAACCGACCACGTCATTGCTCGCTTGCATACCGTTCCTTTTGCAGCGCACTTATGATCTATAGTTATAGCATTAAGGCAAGGATGGAAGCGCGCGATGGCAGGTCAGGTAGTTCACTCGTTGCAGTCCCCCGATCTCAGACAACTGCTGCGCCCTGACCTGCCGCTGCCGCTGTACCACCAGATCTTCAACATCCTGCGTGAGCGCGTGCTGGCCGGCGACCCGCCCCATGGAGCGCAACTGCCGACCGAATTCGGCCTTGCCGAGACCTTTGGCGTCTCGCGCATCACCGCCAAGCGCGCCCTGGACGAGCTGGCCAACGCCGGACTGGTGGAGCGCCAGCGCGGTCGCGGCACCCACGTCATCCATCGCGCCAGTCCCAAGCCCGTACGCGGGCCGCTGATCGGCCTGCTGGAGAACCTGCATATCCTGGGCGAGGAAACCCAGGCGACGGTGGTCGAGTTCGGCCGTGTCGCGCCGCCGCCGCGGGTGCGCGAGCTGTTCGGGATTGAGCCTGGCGAGCCGTTGGCGCGCGCGGTGCGGGTGCGCAGCCGGGCCGGCACGCCCTTTGGCCACTACACCAGCTGGACCCTCACCGGCCACGGCGAATTCAACGAGCACAACCTGGCGACGACCTCGCGGCTGAAGCTGTTCGAACGCATCGGCATCCAGATCAGGCAGGTGCAGCAGACCCTGTCGGCAGTCAACGCCGACGCGGTGGTCGCGATGCATCTGGGAATGGATCCCGGCAGCGCCCTGCTGGCGCTGGAGCGCCACTCCTTCGACGAGTCCGGCCGTCTGGTCGACCTGCTCAACATCCTCTATCGCCCCGACCAGTTCAGCTACCAGATGACGCTGGACCTGGACGAGCCGTCCGGCGCCAGTTGAACGGCGGCGCGGTACTCCCTCCCCGTCTTTGAGGACTCCTCAATGCTGTCAGAAGTGAAGCTGGTGACCCTCGGGGTCAGCGACCTCGACAACGCCTGCGCGTTCTACTCCTCGGCGCTGCAGTACCAGGTCAAGGAATCGGGACCGATCTCGCCCGAGCTGGCGGCGCTGTGGCGCTTCGATACCGCCCTGACCGGCCGCTACGCAATCATCGCCGCAGACGACTCGGGCCTGGGCCGCATCCGCCTGCTGTCCTTCGACGCGCCCGGCGAGCGGATCTGGAACAAGGACAACCTGTACAACGGCTCGGGCTTCTACGCGCTCAACTTCCGCAGCCGCGATGCCCTGGACACGATGAACGCGGTCAAGGCCGCCGGTGGCAGCTCGGGCAAGGAGCCGAGCGCCTGGGAGGTCAGCGAGCACGTCTCTGTGCGCGACTCGATCAACGACGATCCCGATGGCATTCGCCTGGACGTGTTTTCCTACGATCGCGGCGGCGAGCTGCGCGGCCCGCTGGAGACCGAAGTCAGCGTGCTGCAGACGGTTGCGATCGCCACCCGCGACGTGGAGCGCTCGGCCGCCTTCTACCGCGCGCTGGGGTACCAGACGCTGTTCGACCAGACCCTGGACTTTCCCGAGCTGCAGGACCTGCTGGGCACCGACAAGCCGGTGCGCATCCACAACATCAACCTGCTCAAGGACGGCACCATCATTCCCGGACGGGTGGAGATGTTCGCCTACCTGGACATGGATCACCTGCCCGACGCACCGCTGCGCGACAAGGCGGTGCCGCCCAACATCGGCATCCTGTCCGCCAGCTTCGAAAGCACGGACGTGGACGCCGACCTGGAGCACCTGCAGACACTGGGCGGCGAGCCGGTAGCGCGTGCACAGCTCGCCCTTCCAGGTTTCGGTGCCTGCGATGTCGCGACCCTTTTCGGCCCCGACGGCGAGCTGCTGGAGATCTACCGGCGCGCCTGAAGCGCGACAATTGATCCAGATCAAACTGACTTTCCGCTGAAGTTGCTATATAGATAGCTCATTAGGTCTTTTGATGGGCTGCCCATGCAACGACGCCGATTCCTGCAGATGCTGGCTGCCGCCAGTGCCACGCCCCTGCTCCTGCAGGGCTGCGGCTGGGGTGGGACGGGCGCAGGTCCTTCCACTGGCGACGCCGGAACGGCGGAGGCAATCGACGCGGATATCCTCGTCCTCGGCGCCGGCATTGCCGGTCTCCACGCCGCAATGTTGCTGGAAGAACAGAACCCGGGCCGCAGGGTCGTGGTGCTTGAGGCCGGCCAGCGCGTCGGCGGGCGCATGCACACGGTGGAAGCCGGCGGTCAGCGCTTCGACGTCGGCGCCACGGATATCGGCGGCAACTACTGGATGACCCGTGGCCTGGCGCCACGCGTCGGCGTCAGCATCCTGGATCCCACGCCCGAGGCGATGGCTGCCCGCTTCGGCGGCCCGTCCGCGGTCGGTGTCAGCGGCACGCTGATCAACGCCAGGGACTGGGCTGGCAGCGCGCTCAACCCCTTCAGCGGGCGCGAGCGCGCCATTGCGCCGCCCGCGCTGCTGTCGGCGGCCACCGGCGGTGAAGCCAATCCGGTCACCAACATCAACGAATGGCTGGCGCCCGCGCTGGCCGCCCACGACATCCCGCTGCGCGACTGGCTGGCCGCGCGCGACTGGTCGACCGCTGCAATCGACACCATGGACGTTGGGGCCACGTACAACGGCCTGGACCAGGTCAGCGCGCTGGACGTGCTGCGCCGCAACGCCATGCTGCGTCGCGGACCGCAGTCGGTCGGCTCGATGGCGGACGGGACGCAGGCGCTGCCCGAAGCGGTCGCCGCCCGCCTCAAGCAGCCGGTCGAGTTCGGTGCCCAGGTCAGCGAGATCGTTCAACACGATGACAACGTGGTCGTCGTCGCCGCCGATGGCCGCCGCTGGCGGGCGCCGCGGGTCGTCGTCGCCCTGCCGCCGGGCCCGCTGGGCAAGGTCCGCTTCTCGCCGGAACCGCCGGCGGAGCAGCGCAAGGCGTGGGCCGAACGCGCGCTCACCGCGGTCACCGCGATCCACCTCAAGCCGCTGAAGCCCTTCTGGGAGGCCGACGGCCTGCCGCTGAACATGTGGCTGGACGGCTCCATCGAGCGCGTGTTCGGTGTGCCCGACGCCAACAATCGCATCGAGCGCCTGCTGGTCTGGGTCAACGGCCGCGGCGCGCAAGCCATCGACCAGATGGACGACAGCGAGATCGGCCGCTGGGCCCAGCGCGAACTGGCGGGGTGGCGTCCTGCCGCGGACGGCGCCACCGAGGTGTTGGCCGTTCGCAGTTGGGGCCGCGATCCCTACGCGATGGGCGCGTTCGCCGAGATCGCTCCGGGCCGCTGTGCCGATACCGCGCAGTGGACCGCACAACCGCTGGGGCGGGTCCATTTCGCCGGCGAGCACACCTCCTTCGACCAGCCCGGCATCGAGGCCGCCCTGGCGTCCGGCCTGCGCGCGGCGGTGGAGATTGCCGCGGCCGAGAAGGACGCCGCCCGCACTGACGCGTCGGCATGACCCCGCTGCGCATGACCCCGCTGCGCCGGCGCCCGCGCCACCTTTTTTCCTGCTTGCGCCTGCGCTGCCTGCGCTCGCGCTGATCCACCGTCACAAGGAGTTCCCATGGCCCGGCCGCACACCGAGTTCCTGCAAAACCAGTCCCTGCCCTGGGAGCCCGAGGAACTGTTGCCGGGCGCCTGGACCCGGACCCTGAGCGTGGATGACGAGACCGGTGCCTGCACGCTGTTGTCAAAGATGGACGCGGGACTGCATTTCGAGCAGGGCAGCCGCATCGCCGCCGACGAGGAGTTCTACGTCCTCTCGGGCAGCTATTACCTCAACGGCTTCGAGTACGCCGAAGGCTGCTACGGCTTCTACCCGGCCGGCCACCCGCGCGCCGGCGCCTACTCGCCCGACGGCGCGGTGGTCCTGCGCTTCTTCGACAGCCGTCCACGCCTGATGTCCAGCGACGAGCCTGCGCCGGAGGACCGCACCCCGCCGGTGTCCTTCGTCGACACCTACCGCATGGTGTGGGACCGCAGCGTGCTGGACTACCGGCTCAACCACCTTGCCTGCGGCCGCAAGATCCTGCGCATCGATCCGGTCACCCAGCAGAAGACCTTCCTGTTCATGACCGCGCCGCAGACCCACCCGACCAACTGGCGCGGGCCGAAGGAACACCACCCCACGCCGGAAGAGGCGTTCCTGATCGCCGGTGACCTGACCGGGGAATACGGGACCATGCGGCCGGGCTCGTACTTCTGGCGGCCGCCGGGCATCCCGCACGGGCCCTACGGCTCGCGCGGCGGCTCGCTGATCCTGATCCGGTTTGTGGGTGGCGCGCACATCAACCACTGGAGCAGCGACCAGCACCACTTCGACTACAAGCAGGCCTACCAGCCGGTGCTGCCACCGGAACTGGAGGAGATCGCCCAGCCGCCGGCGCCGCTGGAAGCGCCGTACTGAGGTCCGCCCTCCGCCGCACGACCGCAAGACCCGCCATCCAGCCACGCCAGCCATTCCACCCCGGGAGACCGCCGCATGTTCCACACCATCATCCTGCTCAAATGGGCCCATATCCTCGCCATGGTCTATTGGCTGGGCGGCGAATGGGGCGTGTTCCAGTCCAGCTACCAGGTGATCAACCGGTCGCTGCCGCTGGCCGAACGCCGCCGCCACATGGAGACCGCTTACCGCATCGACATCCTGGCGCGTACCGGGATCATCCTGCTGCTGCCGCTGGGCCTGCACATGGGCACGCTGTGGGGAGTGAATCCGCTCAATGGCGGCTGGCTGGTGCTGTTCTGGGTGCTCGGCCTGTCCTGGCTGGGCCTGTGCTGGGCGGCGTTCTTCAAGCGCGACACCGACGCGGGCATCCGCCTGACCCGGATCGACGAGGCGGTGCGGTTCGTGCTGATCCCGTTGCTGGCGATCTGCGCTATCTCCTCGCTGATGGGCCATGGCCCCTTCAGCGGTGGCGAGGATGGCCCCAACTGGTACGCGACCAAGGTCCTGATCTATTCGGGCCTGCTGGTGATC
The genomic region above belongs to Lysobacter avium and contains:
- a CDS encoding LiaI-LiaF-like domain-containing protein, translating into MRSNSLTGAYVLIAVGTYFLLQKQGWLPNIRPLVSEWWPVLLIAIGVVMIVQRRSRG
- a CDS encoding aldehyde dehydrogenase family protein produces the protein MVDSTGVTASAVETIPLRDPSTGECDGQLVVVTKEEVDRIAQRLRAAQTDWAARDVGERCQALLDMADALERHREPMVEALLRDTGRWQESLIEVDSTVGALRRWAADAPALLQAPEPVASSIGFLHSRQNLVPYQLVGVISPWNFPLLLSLIDAIPALAAGCAVLCKPSEVTSRFASVLDEVMAEVPALQPVFAVVTGDGRTGEAVIGAVDTICFTGSVRTGRRVGEACAARFIPCSLELGGKDPALVLADADPVRSARAIAWGGFVNGGQSCMSIERVYVDAKIAEPFIAALVEQAKALKLTHPDPREGQIGPIISDAQIAIVREQLADAKARGARALAGGELVEHGGTWCPPTVLVDVDESMPIASEESFATILPVMVVANEEEAIARANDSIFGLSAAVFSGDTEHAVRVGARLHAGGVSINDACLTGMIHTAEKQSFKQSGLGGSRMGSVSIRRFLRSQAVLVNSGVDDPWWFPANP
- a CDS encoding nitrilase-related carbon-nitrogen hydrolase gives rise to the protein MTEVYRALALQTTCRAVNAAPDVAAARSKIADNIARIDRQVRGSKAFIGQDLRLVVLPEYFATGYPLGDTIPGWADKAAFAMDGPEYDALAKVAQDNRVYLASNAYETDPNFPGLYFQASVLFDDAGNTVLRYRRMVSLFAPTPYDVWDRYLDIYGIDGVFPVAQTPLGRLACVASEEILYPEIARSLALRGAEVLLHSTSEVGSPALTPKDIAKRARAFENMAYVVSANTAGIVDVDIPAQSTDGMSKIVDDQGRVMVEAGDGESMVAFAEIDIAALRRRRERPGMAHILSRLPQDAIAQGLAPAPLQPNALMPGGELRIPERAEFGQRQRATIESLKTAGVIGNG
- a CDS encoding enoyl-CoA hydratase/isomerase family protein → MQASNDVVGWQLDDKVARLRIDRPAKRNALASVHWAAIERCLAEIHASDARVLVLEGVPGAFSAGADIDELAELLAHPSGFVASNAQVQRTQLALQRSPLTTIAVIDGVCVGGGLGLALACDFRLGSTRSRFGLSPAKLGLVYSPEDSRRLVNTVGLARAREMLLTGRLLFAATALEWGLLNRIAGDDGVDAALATLLAELDAGSASARAGIKQVLAYLGGDAEAGQAAATAAFNDAFASADFAEGAAAFLAKRKPDFQ
- a CDS encoding GntR family transcriptional regulator, whose protein sequence is MAGQVVHSLQSPDLRQLLRPDLPLPLYHQIFNILRERVLAGDPPHGAQLPTEFGLAETFGVSRITAKRALDELANAGLVERQRGRGTHVIHRASPKPVRGPLIGLLENLHILGEETQATVVEFGRVAPPPRVRELFGIEPGEPLARAVRVRSRAGTPFGHYTSWTLTGHGEFNEHNLATTSRLKLFERIGIQIRQVQQTLSAVNADAVVAMHLGMDPGSALLALERHSFDESGRLVDLLNILYRPDQFSYQMTLDLDEPSGAS
- a CDS encoding VOC family protein, producing the protein MLSEVKLVTLGVSDLDNACAFYSSALQYQVKESGPISPELAALWRFDTALTGRYAIIAADDSGLGRIRLLSFDAPGERIWNKDNLYNGSGFYALNFRSRDALDTMNAVKAAGGSSGKEPSAWEVSEHVSVRDSINDDPDGIRLDVFSYDRGGELRGPLETEVSVLQTVAIATRDVERSAAFYRALGYQTLFDQTLDFPELQDLLGTDKPVRIHNINLLKDGTIIPGRVEMFAYLDMDHLPDAPLRDKAVPPNIGILSASFESTDVDADLEHLQTLGGEPVARAQLALPGFGACDVATLFGPDGELLEIYRRA
- a CDS encoding flavin monoamine oxidase family protein; this translates as MQRRRFLQMLAAASATPLLLQGCGWGGTGAGPSTGDAGTAEAIDADILVLGAGIAGLHAAMLLEEQNPGRRVVVLEAGQRVGGRMHTVEAGGQRFDVGATDIGGNYWMTRGLAPRVGVSILDPTPEAMAARFGGPSAVGVSGTLINARDWAGSALNPFSGRERAIAPPALLSAATGGEANPVTNINEWLAPALAAHDIPLRDWLAARDWSTAAIDTMDVGATYNGLDQVSALDVLRRNAMLRRGPQSVGSMADGTQALPEAVAARLKQPVEFGAQVSEIVQHDDNVVVVAADGRRWRAPRVVVALPPGPLGKVRFSPEPPAEQRKAWAERALTAVTAIHLKPLKPFWEADGLPLNMWLDGSIERVFGVPDANNRIERLLVWVNGRGAQAIDQMDDSEIGRWAQRELAGWRPAADGATEVLAVRSWGRDPYAMGAFAEIAPGRCADTAQWTAQPLGRVHFAGEHTSFDQPGIEAALASGLRAAVEIAAAEKDAARTDASA
- a CDS encoding cupin domain-containing protein: MARPHTEFLQNQSLPWEPEELLPGAWTRTLSVDDETGACTLLSKMDAGLHFEQGSRIAADEEFYVLSGSYYLNGFEYAEGCYGFYPAGHPRAGAYSPDGAVVLRFFDSRPRLMSSDEPAPEDRTPPVSFVDTYRMVWDRSVLDYRLNHLACGRKILRIDPVTQQKTFLFMTAPQTHPTNWRGPKEHHPTPEEAFLIAGDLTGEYGTMRPGSYFWRPPGIPHGPYGSRGGSLILIRFVGGAHINHWSSDQHHFDYKQAYQPVLPPELEEIAQPPAPLEAPY